A single genomic interval of Pyrus communis chromosome 5, drPyrComm1.1, whole genome shotgun sequence harbors:
- the LOC137733933 gene encoding short-chain dehydrogenase/reductase 2b-like isoform X1, translating to MQNLFRDQSEEEEGEVDSEHKSNPQLDSVILLPCMLEFGAVVLLHALLSAENFTGLIKEGSIILLKHFRYAVVTGSNQGIGFGTVKKLAANGIMVVLTALDEKMGLEAIEILKECGLSDLVVFHQLDVTDPASVASLADFVKTQFGKLDILVNNAGVRGTTVDPEAFRAAVASGVGRDGVGVNWSEIMTQTYELAEVCVRTDYYGSKKMTKALLPLLQLSDSPTVVSLSSGMGLLKHIPNGWAKELLSDAEKLTEDRIDEVLSEFLKDFKEDMLETRGWPASLSAYILSKAAINAFTRIMAKQYPNICINSVSPGFVKTDLNFNAGILTIDEGAESVVRLAMVTNGSPPGHYFYEQKVSPF from the exons GTGATCCTGCTACCCTGTATGTTGGAGTTCGGGGCTGTTGTGCTACTGCACGCTCTACTATCAGCGGAGAACTTTACAGGGTTGATCAAAGAGGGGTCTATAATCTTACTAAAGCATTTCAG GTATGCGGTTGTCACAGGCTCGAATCAGGGGATTGGATTCGGAACAGTTAAGAAGTTGGCAGCAAATGGGATCATGGTGGTGTTAACTGCTTTAGATGAGAAAATGGGTCTTGAAGCTATTGAAATTTTGAAAGAGTGTGGCCTCTCTGACCTTGTGGTttttcatcagcttgatgtaACGGATCCTGCTAGTGTTGCTTCCCTAGCTGATTTTGTCAAAACCCAATTCGGGAAACTAGATATCTTG GTAAACAATGCAGGGGTTAGAGGAACCACTGTAGACCCTGAAGCTTTCAGAGCTGCTGTAGCTTCTGGTGTTGGTAGG GATGGTGTAGGAGTCAATTGGAGTGAAATAATGACTCAAACGTACGAGTTAGCTGAAGTATGCGTGAGAACAGACTACTATGGTTCCAAGAAAATGACCAAAGCACTGCTTCCCCTCCTCCAGCTATCTGATTCACCAACAGTTGTCAGTCTTTCTTCTGGCATGGGATTGTTAAAG CATATCCCAAATGGATGGGCTAAAGAGTTGTTAAGTGATGCCGAAAAACTCACAGAAGACAGAATAGACGAGGTTTTGAGCGAGTTTCTAAAAGACTTCAAAGAAGATATGCTAGAAACCAGAGGATGGCCTGCTTCCCTCTCTGCCTATATACTCTCAAAAGCAGCCATAAACGCTTTCACGCGGATCATGGCCAAGCAGTACCCGAATATCTGCATCAACTCTGTAAGCCCTGGATTtgtcaaaacagatttgaactTCAATGCCGGAATATTAACAATAGACGAAGGTGCTGAAAGTGTTGTGAGGCTAGCAATGGTGACAAATGGCAGCCCTCCTGGCCATTACTTCTATGAACAAAAAGTCTCACCCTTTTGA
- the LOC137733503 gene encoding disease resistance protein RGA2-like, producing the protein MAEGVLFNIAERIIVRLGNRAFQQIGSIWGVPDELNKLKETVAGFQAVLLDAEQKQANNNEVKLWLQSVEDVVYEADDVLDEFNTQVQRRQVMPGNTKLSNKVRLFFSSSNQLVFGLEMSHKIKDINKRLSEVASRRPSDLNNNREDTRFISRERVIHSFVPKDNIIGRDEDKMTIIQLLLDPISTENVSTISIVGIGGLGKSALAQLIFNDEVIQKHFELKIWICVSNIFELDILAKKILKVDKLDKKQRDMVDELNMDQLQNDLRKKVNGKKYLLVLDDVWNEEPQKWLSLMDLLKGGGEGSRILITTRTEIVAMASHTTKPYTLRGLNEVQSWSLFKKMAFKDGKEPDNSTIKAVGMELVPT; encoded by the exons ATGGCAGAAGGAGTTCTCTTCAATATTGCAGAACGGATCATTGTAAGGCTTGGCAACCGTGCTTTCCAACAGATTGGATCGATTTGGGGTGTCCCAGATGAGCTCAACAAGCTCAAGGAGACAGTTGCCGGATTCCAAGCTGTTCTTCTTGACGCTGAGCAAAAGCAAGCCAACAACAATGAAGTCAAACTGTGGCTCCAAAGCGTAGAAGATGTAGTTTATGAAGCCGATGACGTGTTGGATGAGTTTAATACTCAAGTTCAGAGGAGACAAGTGATGCCTGGCAATACTAAGCTGTCAAATAAG GTGCGCCTTTTCTTTTCTAGCTCAAATCAACTTGTTTTTGGGTTAGAGATGAGTCATAAGATAAAAGATATTAACAAGAGGCTTAGTGAGGTTGCATCCCGTAGACCCAGTGACTTAAACAATAATCGTGAAGATACAAGATTTATATCGAGAGAGAGGGTCATTCACTCGTTTGTCCCTAAGGATAATATTATAGGGAGAGATGAAGATAAAATGACAATTATCCAACTTTTGTTGGATCCCATCTCAACTGAGAATGTGTCAACCATTTCCATAGTTGGAATTGGAGGATTGGGGAAAAGTGCCCTTGCCCAACTCATATTCAATGATGAGGTGattcaaaagcattttgagttgaaAATATGGATATGTGTCTCTAATATATTTGAGTTGGATATACTGGCTAAGAAAATCCTAAAAGTTGACAAGCTCGATAAGAAGCAGCGTGATATGGTGGACGAGCTTAACATGGATCAACTGCAAAATGATCTTAGAAAAAAAGTAAATGGGAAGAAATACCTACTTGTGTTGGATGATGTGTGGAATGAGGAACCACAGAAGTGGCTTAGCTTGATGGACTTGTTAAAAGGTGGTGGAGAAGGTAGTAGAATATTAATAACCACTCGTACTGAAATTGTTGCAATGGCATCACACACAACTAAACCGTACACCTTAAGGGGTTTGAATGAAGTGCAAAGTTGGTCTTTATTTAAGAAAATGGCCTTTAAAGATGGAAAAGAACCagataattcaacaattaaggCAGTTGGGATGGAG CTTGTTCCCACCTGA
- the LOC137733501 gene encoding peptidyl-prolyl cis-trans isomerase FKBP42-like has protein sequence MTGLAIAVSSMKSGERALLHVGWELGYGKEGSFYFPNVPPLTDISYEVEVIGFDETKERKARSDMTVEERIGAADRRKMDGNALFKEEKLEEAMQLYEMAIACMGDDFMFQLFGKYRDMELAVENPCHLNMAASF, from the exons atgacTGGCTTGGCTATTGCGGTGTCCAGCATGAAGTCTGGAGAGCGTGCTCTGTTACATGTAGGGTGGGAGTTAGGGTATGGGAAAGAAGGGAGCTTTTATTTTCCGAATGTTCCACCATTGACAGATATATCATATGAAGTTGAGGTTATTGGATTTGACGAAACCAAAGAA AGGAAAGCTCGTAGTGACATGACTGTGGAGGAAAGGATTGGAGCAGCAGATAGAAGAAAGATGGACGGAAATGCTTTATTTAAAGAGGAAAAACTAGAGGAGGCAATGCAACTGTATGAAATG GCTATAGCATGTATGGGTGACGACTTCATGTTCCAGTTGTTTGGGAAGTACAGGGACATGGAATTGGCTGTTGAAAATCCATGCCACCTTAACATGGCAGCGTCTTTTTAA
- the LOC137733933 gene encoding short-chain dehydrogenase/reductase 2b-like isoform X3 — protein sequence MAFPSLYAVVTGSNQGIGFGTVKKLAANGIMVVLTALDEKMGLEAIEILKECGLSDLVVFHQLDVTDPASVASLADFVKTQFGKLDILVNNAGVRGTTVDPEAFRAAVASGVGRDGVGVNWSEIMTQTYELAEVCVRTDYYGSKKMTKALLPLLQLSDSPTVVSLSSGMGLLKHIPNGWAKELLSDAEKLTEDRIDEVLSEFLKDFKEDMLETRGWPASLSAYILSKAAINAFTRIMAKQYPNICINSVSPGFVKTDLNFNAGILTIDEGAESVVRLAMVTNGSPPGHYFYEQKVSPF from the exons GTATGCGGTTGTCACAGGCTCGAATCAGGGGATTGGATTCGGAACAGTTAAGAAGTTGGCAGCAAATGGGATCATGGTGGTGTTAACTGCTTTAGATGAGAAAATGGGTCTTGAAGCTATTGAAATTTTGAAAGAGTGTGGCCTCTCTGACCTTGTGGTttttcatcagcttgatgtaACGGATCCTGCTAGTGTTGCTTCCCTAGCTGATTTTGTCAAAACCCAATTCGGGAAACTAGATATCTTG GTAAACAATGCAGGGGTTAGAGGAACCACTGTAGACCCTGAAGCTTTCAGAGCTGCTGTAGCTTCTGGTGTTGGTAGG GATGGTGTAGGAGTCAATTGGAGTGAAATAATGACTCAAACGTACGAGTTAGCTGAAGTATGCGTGAGAACAGACTACTATGGTTCCAAGAAAATGACCAAAGCACTGCTTCCCCTCCTCCAGCTATCTGATTCACCAACAGTTGTCAGTCTTTCTTCTGGCATGGGATTGTTAAAG CATATCCCAAATGGATGGGCTAAAGAGTTGTTAAGTGATGCCGAAAAACTCACAGAAGACAGAATAGACGAGGTTTTGAGCGAGTTTCTAAAAGACTTCAAAGAAGATATGCTAGAAACCAGAGGATGGCCTGCTTCCCTCTCTGCCTATATACTCTCAAAAGCAGCCATAAACGCTTTCACGCGGATCATGGCCAAGCAGTACCCGAATATCTGCATCAACTCTGTAAGCCCTGGATTtgtcaaaacagatttgaactTCAATGCCGGAATATTAACAATAGACGAAGGTGCTGAAAGTGTTGTGAGGCTAGCAATGGTGACAAATGGCAGCCCTCCTGGCCATTACTTCTATGAACAAAAAGTCTCACCCTTTTGA
- the LOC137733504 gene encoding putative disease resistance protein RGA4, which produces MKHLRYLDLSGNLMERLPDWIVELSNLETLDLSQCWELVELPRDIKKMINLRHLILEGCTGLSGMPRGIGELNGVRTLNRFVLSESNCLGRGGSAGLAELGTLNELRGDLVIGNLRHVVSESNVGTPLKDKQHLCSLDLKWTYRGDGSAVDEEDIIKSMERCQRLPPLDHLPSLKSLKLLYLEKLEYISENESSNSMSDEMMRISFFPSLETLELHNCPVLKGWWRAHTHNSASSSSSTENLSLPSFPRLSTLEIYNCPNLTSMPLYPNVVEIKLYRSSWKLVDSLFVRGASDITHDVGVDVDVSASSSSPYLSKLTHLTLGGIEDLASLPEEISNLTSLQHLQNNNCSNLASLPEGIRGLPRLNRLKIQRFPVLSERCKTETGEDWFKIAHIQSIEIDES; this is translated from the exons ATGAAACATTTGAGATATCTTGATCTTAGTGGGAATCTCATGGAGCGACTTCCAGATTGGATAGTTGAACTTTCGAATTTGGAAACACTAGATCTCTCTCAATGTTGGGAGCTTGTGGAATTGCCTAGagacattaaaaaaatgatcaacTTAAGGCATCTCATCTTGGAAGGCTGTACGGGGTTGAGTGGAATGCCACGTGGAATTGGTGAATTGAATGGTGTTCGTACATTGAATAGATTTGTTTTGAGCGAAAGCAATTGTTTGGGGAGGGGCGGTAGTGCTGGTCTTGCTGAGCTGGGGACCCTTAACGAATTAAGGGGAGACTTAGTCATTGGCAATTTGAGGCATGTGGTGTCAGAATCAAATGTTGGTACACCTCTCAAGGACAAACAGCATCTTTGTTCGTTGGATTTAAAGTGGACATATAGAGGAGATGGAAGCGCGGTTGATGAGGAGGATATTATAAAGTCAATGGAA AGATGCCAACGTCTTCCGCCCTTGGATCATTTGCCTTCCCTTAAGTCTCTTAAGCTTTTGTATTTGGAGAAGTTGGAGTACATATCAGAGAATGAGAGCAGTAATAGTATGAGTGATGAGATGATGAGGATCTCATTCTTTCCCTCCCTGGAGACACTCGAGCTACACAATTGCCCTGTTCTGAAGGGATGGTGGAGGGCCCACACTCATAAcagtgcttcttcttcttcatcaacgGAAAATCTGTCGTTGCCTTCTTTTCCTCGTCTTTCTACATTGGAGATCTATAATTGTCCTAATCTAACTTCCATGCCTCTGTATCCAAATGTGGTTGAAATAAAACTCTACAGGAGCAGCTGGAAGCTTGTTGATTCCTTGTTTGTTAGAGGAGCATCTGATATTACACATGATGTTGGTGTTGATGTTGATGTTTctgcctcttcttcttccccttatCTCTCCAAATTAACACATCTGACACTCGGTGGAATTGAGGATTTGGCATCACTGCCAGAAGAAATAAGCAATCTCACGTCACTCCAGCATcttcaaaataataattgcTCTAATTTGGCATCACTGCCAGAAGGGATTCGTGGACTCCCCCGTTTAAATAGATTGAAAATTCAGCGTTTCCCCGTGTTAAGCGAAAGATGCAAGACAGAAACAGGTGAGGACTGGTTTAAGATTGCTCACATCCAATCCATTGAAATTGATGAATCTTAA
- the LOC137733933 gene encoding short-chain dehydrogenase/reductase 2b-like isoform X2, which produces MLEFGAVVLLHALLSAENFTGLIKEGSIILLKHFRYAVVTGSNQGIGFGTVKKLAANGIMVVLTALDEKMGLEAIEILKECGLSDLVVFHQLDVTDPASVASLADFVKTQFGKLDILVNNAGVRGTTVDPEAFRAAVASGVGRDGVGVNWSEIMTQTYELAEVCVRTDYYGSKKMTKALLPLLQLSDSPTVVSLSSGMGLLKHIPNGWAKELLSDAEKLTEDRIDEVLSEFLKDFKEDMLETRGWPASLSAYILSKAAINAFTRIMAKQYPNICINSVSPGFVKTDLNFNAGILTIDEGAESVVRLAMVTNGSPPGHYFYEQKVSPF; this is translated from the exons ATGTTGGAGTTCGGGGCTGTTGTGCTACTGCACGCTCTACTATCAGCGGAGAACTTTACAGGGTTGATCAAAGAGGGGTCTATAATCTTACTAAAGCATTTCAG GTATGCGGTTGTCACAGGCTCGAATCAGGGGATTGGATTCGGAACAGTTAAGAAGTTGGCAGCAAATGGGATCATGGTGGTGTTAACTGCTTTAGATGAGAAAATGGGTCTTGAAGCTATTGAAATTTTGAAAGAGTGTGGCCTCTCTGACCTTGTGGTttttcatcagcttgatgtaACGGATCCTGCTAGTGTTGCTTCCCTAGCTGATTTTGTCAAAACCCAATTCGGGAAACTAGATATCTTG GTAAACAATGCAGGGGTTAGAGGAACCACTGTAGACCCTGAAGCTTTCAGAGCTGCTGTAGCTTCTGGTGTTGGTAGG GATGGTGTAGGAGTCAATTGGAGTGAAATAATGACTCAAACGTACGAGTTAGCTGAAGTATGCGTGAGAACAGACTACTATGGTTCCAAGAAAATGACCAAAGCACTGCTTCCCCTCCTCCAGCTATCTGATTCACCAACAGTTGTCAGTCTTTCTTCTGGCATGGGATTGTTAAAG CATATCCCAAATGGATGGGCTAAAGAGTTGTTAAGTGATGCCGAAAAACTCACAGAAGACAGAATAGACGAGGTTTTGAGCGAGTTTCTAAAAGACTTCAAAGAAGATATGCTAGAAACCAGAGGATGGCCTGCTTCCCTCTCTGCCTATATACTCTCAAAAGCAGCCATAAACGCTTTCACGCGGATCATGGCCAAGCAGTACCCGAATATCTGCATCAACTCTGTAAGCCCTGGATTtgtcaaaacagatttgaactTCAATGCCGGAATATTAACAATAGACGAAGGTGCTGAAAGTGTTGTGAGGCTAGCAATGGTGACAAATGGCAGCCCTCCTGGCCATTACTTCTATGAACAAAAAGTCTCACCCTTTTGA